A region of the Carettochelys insculpta isolate YL-2023 chromosome 11, ASM3395843v1, whole genome shotgun sequence genome:
CTCCAGGGGACCAGAGCTGGGTTGGGGTTCTGGAACCTGTGCAGACTGAGCACCCGGCCCCACCCCCAGCGGGCTAGCCAGGCTAGGAagaagtgggggaggaagagcagACCACCTCAGAGAGCCTGCTGCCCTTGCCCCAGAAGCCAGGCAGATCGACTCCCTCCTCGGGGGACGGCTCCTTTTGGGTTGTTCCGGGTGTGCTGTCGCATCGCACGCGAAGGACGGCCAAGTGGGTTCAGGCTCCTGGGGAGCTTTGCCGAGCGGAGGGTGCTCTGTGCACTTCCCCTACTCAGGAGCCAGGCGGCCAAGAGTACTACACTGCGGCCAGACCAAGGAAGAGATGCCGCGCTCGGCGCAGTGGGACGGCTGCGCTGCAGTTAGACATCACAGCTGGCCTgcgccagctgacttgggctctggGGCTATTGAACTGTGGTGTAGACGTTCAGACTCAGACCCTCCTGTCTCACAGGGTCCTAGAGCCCAGACCTGACTATCCACAGGCACAATCAGccctcagcctgcaccctctgAGCCCCAGTCACCAGCCAgtggtttttaattgcagtgcagacatagccggtGCCTTGCAGCGTTGGCTGGGTGCCTCTCAAGAGCGAGACTCACTGTGCCGTGGTAACCCCTGCCCACAGAAAGGGTTTGTAACACAAACGCGTGTGCACGGGGGGCCATGGCTTCCTCTGCCAAAGCTCTCCAGTGCGGGAAGCAGGGCCAGCGGAACTCCTCTCCTCCCAGAGTCGAGCCGCTGCTCCCGCTGCTCGGGGCTGCGACGCGCCGAAGGGCGAGCTCGGCACACGAGGGCGCCAACCCCACCCTCAAAACCAGCAGGAAACACAGCGGCTTTCCTTCGGTGCCGACTTCTGCCGAGGAGGCGGCTGAACTACCCCGTGCACTCGCTCCTCAGCGACCCCGGGCACGGAGCTGGCTGAGCTCGAGGCCAGCCCCACCCGGCACGGCTCAGAATGCTGCCCTAGGCCAGCCTGGAATTCAACAGGGGGCTCTAACTCTGCTGCCCCAAACCTGCCCAGCGCCAGGCCAAGGAGCCCGATCCTACATTTGCAAACAGCACCACGCCTGCCATAGCACAAGGGAGGTGGCACCCCCCAAGCTCTGCTCCGGGCGGGGGATAAGATATGCACTGGCGGTTCTCATGTCTGCAGAAGCCATCTCCCTCTGCGCTCTCCTCCATATCAAACCCCTCCGGACATCCCTGGTGCTAGAGTCCATCCGACTCACACAGAACCCAACCAATACTGCTctccacatggggtggggggtctccTGCGACCTATTACCTTCATCAAGAGAAGTCAGAGGCGGGTTCCCAGCCCAAGCTGTCTCCTACAACCCTCCCAAAAGCAGCTGAAAGGGGGCAGTTTTCAGAGCTACACCTCCCCACACTCAGGAGGTTGAGCTGACCTCACACAGCTCGACCCCCCTCCTTTGCTGGAGACAGCATCCtccacccacctctgcccccagagaTGTGCCGCTTTCAAGATCTGCGAGATGAACTCGACTCACCCGACAGAGAATGGCCGGGAACAGAAGAATATTTCTGAGTAGGTGGAAGAACAGCGATGTAGGGGAAAGGCTCGGCACCACACAGCTCTCTGGAGCTGTAACAGGCATGCTGTCTGCTGAAGCCAACTGCCGTGCCAGCCAGAAGAGGGGACCTTGAGCCTTTGGTCCCTCGGGGTCATAGTTTCGCTCCAGGCACTAGAGAGAGCAATCGGGGGAGAAGGTGGAATCCGAGGTTAAGGGGAGACCGTGCTACAGAGTCTGACAGCACTGCTATTGCTAACTACTTGAAGCCTGTCAGAATGGCACCCAGACCTTTGAATCACTCTCAGGGGCGTGGAGATGGATACAGCCGATACAGACGCACGGATCCTGCTAGCTGCTTTGCACCAGCAGCTTAAATTAAAATTCGAGGTAGCAAACGTCTGACGTGCTCAGAAAGTAAATGATATGCTCTGGGAGGGGCGATGAGATGTCTCTAAAAAGCTGACTGCAGCAGAAGCCGCATCTTGACCCAGTTTTAAAGCttcagaggaggtcctggaggggtgggtggcaggAAGGACCCCTGaagtcctgcctagggcaggctCACTGTGCCCTTCTCATTTAACCTGGTGCCGAAGGACCATGGGATGGGGTAGGCTCGTCCCAGCTCGGCAGCGGTCAGCTCACACTCAGTCCTTCGAACAAGGACGCAGGGATGAAGCAGCAGACGCATCAATGCACAGGTCCAGCACTGCCACCAggagcccaggggctgccccACCAGCCCCGTGTTTTGGGCAGTGGGGAGAGACCCTTCCATTCAAGTGCGATGCACCCCTTCTAGCCCCCGGGGGAGAGAGAGGAACGAGCACGGAGGAAGAACCCGGGTGCTCATATCTGCAGGGAGATTTCCGAGACCCACCAACTGATTGTTTTAGAGCGTATACGCTGACGCTTCATTCCTACCTGGGGACTCTCAGAGCTACACACAGCTGGGGCACGAGGCCAGCACCAGAGGACAACTGAGCAACAGGCGAAAGCCACCCCGGGCTATGGCCTGAGGGGGACTGAGccccaaaacaaacagcagtgctCACACAAGAGGTCGCACCCAGTGGCCCACCCTCCAGCACCCTTGAGCTTCAGGGGACGGAAGGGTGCTGCTCAACCCAGGCAGACAGGCTACAAGAGGCAGGATGAGCCCTGCTGTGCGAAGCTGCCTGCGTCCCCGTGGGCTGCCAGCTGTCGCCCAGCACTGAacaccagggctgctgctagCAGCGTCCATTGTTCTGGCTGAAAAGAGCCAGCTGCTCGGGCTGCACCGTGCTTGGCTAATGGATTTTCGGAGAGGACTGGACCTACCCATTAGGGCCCCACGAAAGGCTTCGGGGGACCAGCTCAGCCATACTCTTGGGAAGTGCAAAACAAAGCTGTGCACGGGAGGGGCTAGAAGAGAGGAGACGGAGGTTGGATGCAGTGAAGTCTGGTCTCCTCCCTTCATGAGGCTCCCACTTCTGTGGGGTTCTCAAGACTCACTCCACCTCAGACCGCCCCATTTACCCTCTGCTCCCAGAGcaacttggggggtgggggggcagcactgCCAAATCAACCCCCCACAAAGGATAAACTACACCTCTACTCTTCCATTCATCACCACGTGGTAGGACAGGGGCACGAGGGGGCTGTCGCTAGCCCCACAGGGGGCATTACCTGACCTCCACTCTACCTCGGGCAGGTACCTGAGAAGCGGGGATTTTGTTCAACAACAGGTGCAGGCCGGCTCTCCCTTTAAACCCTCCGACGCAGGTGTCCCGGGCAGTTCAAGCATCCACCCAAACATCGGAGGGCACTCATGAGGATTTAACCCTTCTGACTCAATCGTGGCATTAAGCCGCTGCTACACCAGGTCCCACGTCTTGTCTGTGAGCGGAGCCCTGGGTGGTTCTGCACCGCTCCAGCTCCAAAGTCAAGAGCGTGCGTGTCTGTGCTCGCAGTCCACGGTGGTGCCGGGACACAAGGCAGCCTTGGGTGACGACATTAGGTACAGTAAGGCTGGGCAGGCCCAATGCACTGATGCAGCAGCTGGCGCTCCCCCGCAGCTCAGACCTCACAAATGATAACGGGGAAGTCCACATGAATGCGAGGGTGCTCCAGTTTCACTATCCCCTGAAAAGAGAGCAAGGAGGCTGGTGAGGCAGGAGAGACACTGGCCAGAGCCGAGTCCTACGAAAAGGCCTGCAAACAAAGCACCCAGGCTCTGCAAGTCACGCCAGATGGACGCAGACAACAGAGCTTGTGTCCGAGTCCAGTTCTTAACAGACAAGAGTCCATTAAACCCTCATAATTGACCTGCTGGTTGGCACtctgagcagcaggcaggcaaAGGACACTGGATTCCATGCTCGAACTAGCCCCTGGAAGGCTGACTGAAGTGCTCTGAGCTTATGACACCAAGCACGACGGGACTGAACAACAGAGCCACGAGAGTGGGGGAGAAGCAGCTTCGCCTGCCACCGCCCAGACTCCCACAAACCATCACTAGAAGGACCAGGGCTGTTAGTCTGGCACCTTTAACTCACCAGCACTCAAAGCCAGCGGAAAGGGTGGCAAAGAGAGCCCCTAAGCGACCGAGAAGCAGACAAGAACAAAGTCCCCTGTGCACAAGCAAGCAAGCGTTCGGGCCAAGGAGTGACGCGGAAGGCAACAAGCGTCTGTGCCAGCAACGGCAGAACTCTTGAGCCCTATGCTCTGCTGGGAGCAGCCTCACATTACAAACAGAGCAGAAAGCAAAGTAGCTTCAGGGCCTATAGGCCAAGAAGATGCACGTTTGTGGGTTCGGGGCTCAAGTTTCACAGAAGAATCAGAACTAGACTGAACCAGAGCAATCCCCGCAAGACTGACAAGAGGCCAGGAAGGTGGACTAGCGTTTCGCCTATGCAAACAGATGTCACTTCACCTTTGGGCTAACATTTCTGCATCTGCAGCCCGGCGATAATGCTTCTGGTGGAACACCAAACAAAGCAGCTAGGGAATACCTTGAGTTGGGGCCTTCAGTTAAAGGGCCTTGCTTGGTTCAGGATAATACTGACTGTTCCGTCACAAGGCAGCAGCTGGCCAGAAAGTGGCACCATCTCATGCGGGTACAGCACAAACGCAACCAATGAGTTTTGTCCAACAAGACCTTCATCACTACATACAAAAGCCTTAGAACTGGCCACAGAAAAGGGGATTATCTGTAACACTCCCCACAAAAAGCCACAACCAGGCAGAGGTCTCTTTTAGCGCTCAGGAAAGGTGCCAGACCGACAGTCCTGCAGAACAAAGCCTCCCGTCCCCAAAACAGGCACAGCACAGGGAGCAGTGGTGCAAACTACATCTCCTCCGCGTGTCTCGCTCCATGGCCCAGAGGAATCCCTCAAGGAGGAAAAAGGTGGCTCTCTTCCCACAGCCCATTCAGTCTGTCCCCTGAGAAAGCCAAGCAAGGCATCACCAAGCGGTGACTGTGCAACGGACAGCTGCCCGCTGCCCACAGGTACTGGCCCCCAAACTCTCCTTTCCCAGGACCTGTCAGATGGTGACAACGGACTCCTTGCCACCGAGCCAGACCAGCATTTCTTAGAccgggttccatggaacactgatgCTCCCTGAACACCTTGCAGGTGCGCTGCACGCGCCTGGCACTCTCTTGATCAACACTGATGGGCTCTATTTGCTGGCAGTAAAACCAGATACCGTGTCACATCTGCACTGctctgatacctgattaaattccTGCGGTTTGTTTCTGCTGTGTATGCTGCTGCTTGGTGTCTTCGGCCTGAcaatttttatttctgtatttattttaaagaaaacgtTCGCAAGTGTTCCACAGGAGCAGtattactgtttggtgttcccagggctcccaatgtttaagaaacactgatctcgAGGACGTATTGTTACGTCAGCATGGCATTTCCTCTACCCTAACGCCTGCTTCAGCATGCCTCAATTGAAACCCCCTGAAACCCTGTCCAACTATAACCAACACCTGATGAGTAGAATCTCTGGTCCACTCCCATATCCGATTCTCTCCCCCAGCCTTATTGTTCTTTCGTCAGAGTTCAGAATGGTTATTCTCTCTACAGTTTATAAAGCACAGTAACAACTCCTAGGGCCTGACTGGCAGGTTTCAAAATTAAGGTCTCTGAGATCAATGCCGAGTGTTAATTCTGTAAGTCACAGAGCACGGTGCTCGTGTTCAGTTTTAAGGTCAGACCGTTGCCTTCCAAAAGCAAGGACTTCCTGAGACTAGCGTACGCATGGTTTTTATGCACTGTGCTGGTTCATTAAGTCCCGGAGCAGCACACTGTGTTTGGGGTTTGTGCCAGATTGGCGCCATCAAGTGACTCTACAGGGTACATCACTGCCTGAGCGTCCTCAGGGCTTGCCATCTGGAAACTATCGTTCAAAACTGTTAACGGGTATTTAAAAGTCATTTCTCTCACCCCAGCTCTCCCACATCGATGAGCCAGCGCTGAGAGAGCTGAGCCAGGCACTTAATCGTGCAGGATTTTAAAGCCACCCAGTACTTCGGCACCCTCTGCTCAATCTTACCGGTCCTGCTGCAGAACAGAGGCCTgagcagcaggatggggtgccCACACCCTTCTCATCAGGAGCTCTCAGCAGAAAGAGAAAGCTGGGCAAAAGCTTTCCCCTTAGCATgtgcaggcaggacagcagggagCTACCACGAAACttccaggggctcagagctggcacAAATCCCAGGCTCCCCATGGGTTAGCGACCACGAAGCAACCCCGGTGTATCACTAGGTTGCCGATCGGGGCTCCGGAAGGGCCGCGTCCACTTCCCAGCACGTTACCTGAGGGATCAGGTTCTTGTGGATACGTCTCAGTTTGGCCCGCTTCCTCCCATTCTTGGTGACAATGGTCTCCTCGTAAAATTCGTGCGCAAGATCCCCGTCCTCATCGTAGTACATGGAGCTGCAGCGGAACCAGCAGAGGGCCATGTAAGAGACTGGGGGGGACCAGCCATCAACGAACCCTCCCCACAACGCCAGGCAAACGCTTTGGGAagagggcaggagtgggctggcaGACCTCAGCTGCCTTAGGTATCCCACACTGGCGGGCTGGGTACCAAGAGGCTGGGAAACTGGATATGGAGCCTGTCAGCTGAGctcagcagccaggagtcctTTCCATCGGACAGCTGTTCAGCAACCGTGAAACAAGGAgctggccccagtgcagtgcCTCGCGGGGCTGGAGTCTCTCATAAAGCTAGTCAGACAACTGGCATTACATGCACACGGTACTCCAGTTTCAAGGGAaatgcctgcagctgctgtggctgtcgatctgccctgcccccccccaccgcatGAAAGAGACAGGCTCAGCAGAGAGAAAGGGGACTAAGTGGGCCATGGAGATTGCACTCCCCTTGATCACAGGAGCCTGAGCAAAGCAGGGGTGAGGCAGGAGCAGAAAAACTGCTGCTACTCCCTCGCATTCTGCATACAGAGACAAGGTTTGCTATCAACTCACACAGCAAGGGCTGCTTTGCACAGACCCAATTCTGAGCCGTTAAACACAGACCTACGGAGCCATGGTAAAAATCAGCGCCGAGCACACTTCCCCGCTCTGGTTCACGCACACGGGGCAGATCTGCAGCGCTCAAGGGCGAGATGGCTACCAGAATAGTTTCACGCTTGGACGCGCAAGCTCAGGTTGTTGCCAAGCTGGAGAACTGTTCAGCACTAAGGATCAGATCTCATATTAACTTAGAGCTAACTATGCCTGAGCAGCGAACAGAGAGCACGCTCAGGATCAAGCATGAAACAAGTTAAGCTCACTAAATGGGGACCCTGCAAGTTTAAGAGCACTCTCTTACCCTGAGAGAGACTCCTGCAGCTAAAGGGGAAAATAAGTCACTAGATGACTTCAGAATTTCTGGTCTATGCAGTTCCTGGCTTATCTGCTAGCAATGTAGTCAAGGCACATGGATCCAATATTTAGGATGTAAACAACTCTTTGCTTGGAGCCAAAGTGCGACCACCTATTTATTTCACACGAATCACAAAATCATCAGGCAATAACCAACTTGGATGACGACTGATAGATCCGCCGAGAACTTGGTGGTAAAAGGCTCTGGAACTAATTCAGCTGCAACTTCCCCCTCATCTCACCTTGTGATATGTTTGAAGTTCCCCCTTTCTCGAGGGGACTGAACCAATTTCACCACATAGCACCAAGACGGCACATATGACCTAATGTAAATCCCACCACTCCAcccacgcgcacacacacagatatCAAGTGTGCCAAGATTCATACAGATGATCCACATGTATCTAAAGTCCTCCAGTGACATGAACGACAGCAACAGCATCGCTATCTCATGCTCCCTATCCAGGGCACGAACATAACCGACAGGCAActccgtggcaccttacagaccaacagatactttggagcataagcttttgtgggtaaagacctgcttcatcagatgcgcgagtggccactcatgcacctgacaaggcgggtctctgcccacgaaagcttatgctccaaaatatctgctagtctgcaaggtgccacgggagctgcctgttgtttttgaagatacaggctaacacagctacctctctgatacttactaaCATAACCAGCACAGCAATACCTCTAACGCAGCCACACAATTCTTCAAAACAGCGGCAGGATGGGTAGCACAGCCTCCTTTCTGGATTGAAGCCACGTCTAAAAAAATGGCCCAACTGCAGACTTTTGGGTTGTTACTGAATTGCAGTTTCCGTCCTCTGCAAATCCTGCACCTCCCTTGGCCTAAGATTGGCTTGTGGGCCTGGAGAGACATGCAAGCTACTGATTTAGGATAGACAGAGGGGCACTGACACAATGCCAATTTCCAGACAATCATCTCCCCTCACACTCAAGGCAGAGTGACAATTTCAGACAGCCGCAAGCAATAGCTTGGCAGCTATGCCGTTGGATTCAGAGGCACCTGGCCTCTCTCCCTTTAGGAGAGAAGGCTCCCCAACTCCAAAAGATAATGAGGAGGAAATAAACCCAAAGCAAAAGTCAAGGACTTTGGCACAACATTTACCACATAATTTGAGAACTGGCAAAGAAACAAGTGCGTGCTACTCACAGGTCTGATGGAGCAATCCATTCCAACCTAGACACCGACATAAAAGCATTCGTTGTCGCTTCACATTTATTTCCTTCTCTGCTAGCTCCCCAGTCGGACTATATGGCTACCCTTCCTAAGTTTGCTCCACAGGGTACAACCGGCAGACAGAATTTTGTTGGCAAGTACAGTCTGCTTAAAAGTTCCTGGTGAAAAGCCTCAAACAGCTACTGATGGGAATTAAggctacacacacagctcagcaaaaCGCTCTGACAGGAGCCTCAGTCTAAACTGGTGATAGGACCTGCCCCAATGAGCGAAGCTTGGCCATCAGGTAATCAGCAGGATCTCATATTTTTGCCTCAGTGGGTGCAGTCTGCGCTTCTCACCGAAAGACCAGCTGCCACCGAACACCACTGCCTTTGCATATCAAAGTGACAGGTGCCTCgacaatgggggtgggaggggagggttatTCCTCACCCCAACTTTGACAACTGATAAGGCAGGGAGCCCAACCCTTCTTCGGCCCTTTGATGCAGCTGGGTCACTGGACAGTCACTCTCCCTccccaagggggaaaaaaaatctcatctccCAGCCTTGACGGTCAGTACTACCGCCTCAAAAATCAGACCCGAACATGAGCCGCAATAAACGCATTCATTTTTTAAATCCACAGGAGACAAATTACAAAAAGGGCGCCACACTCGTACCTGTAACAGTAACgaggggtcctgcggcacctgagACTAAACgggaaagttttgagcaggagctctcgcgagcacagactcgctcgtcctgcggcacctgagagactgacgggaaagttttgagcaggagctctcgcgagcacagactcgctcgtcctgcggcacctgagagactgacgggaaagttttgagcaggagctctcgcgagcacagactcgctcgtcctgcggcacctgagagactgacgggaaagttttgagcaggagctctcgcgagcacagactcgctcgtcctgcggcacctgagagactgccgggaaagttttgagcaggagctctcgcgagcacagactcgctcGTCCTgaggcacctgagagactgacgggaaagttttgagcaggagctctcgcgagcacagactcgctcgtcctgcggcacctgagagactgacgggaaagttttgagcaggagctctcgcgagcacagactcgctcGTCCTGCGGCACCTGTGAGACt
Encoded here:
- the TUSC2 gene encoding tumor suppressor candidate 2, producing MGASGSKARGLWPFASPGPGGAAGPGGEREREQALALARARGCRSATPFVFTRRGSMYYDEDGDLAHEFYEETIVTKNGRKRAKLRRIHKNLIPQGIVKLEHPRIHVDFPVIICEV